The following proteins are encoded in a genomic region of Sulfurovum indicum:
- the alaS gene encoding alanine--tRNA ligase, whose amino-acid sequence MDIRKSFLEYFQSKGHKLVESSPLVPDDPTLLFTNAGMVQFKNIFTGDAPVPNPPRATSSQTCIRAGGKHNDLDNVGYTARHHTFFEMLGNFSFGDYFKKEAIAYAWEFVTGSEYLALPVEKIWVTVHDSDDEAYDLWKTHISEERIMRFGDKDNFWQMGDTGPCGPCSEIFYDQGEEHFNSPEDVMGGEGDRFLEIWNLVFMQYERDEKGELHPLPKPSIDTGMGLERVVAIKEGKFNNYHSSLFMPLLDAIGKLVGKPYDYDAPNSASYRVIADHVRSVSFLLAQGVNFDKEGRGYVLRRIMRRAIRHGYLLGLREPFMYKLVDALVEVMGDHYGYLKTKSEAIKTSMKLEEERFFDTIEAGIKLFNQELEKMTDTFNGEVAFKLYDTFGFPLDLTEDMLREKGIKLDIDTFNAKMEAQKAQSKANWKGTGDAATSGDFKQLKEQFEVNEFVGYETTETTTKVLALLDENFKQVDAIDGKGWVMLEKTPFYAESGGQVGDRGTIKVAGSSEQTAVKDTKKFLDMNLSEVEGKLSVGDEVEAVVDQSRAEVEKHHSATHLLHAALRAILGEHISQAGSLNDDKRLRFDFSHPKAMTAQELQKVEDWVNDKIQRAIERKTEVMSIEEAKNSGALALFGEKYGEKVRVVSMGDASVELCGGTHVDNTSRIGLFMVTKESGVSAGVRRIEAICGRAAVEKVKGLRSEIEQIKEEVKNQNPIAGISKLKEEIKSLKSELKEALNSSKKELTPVDVNGINVIVDEVQAGDIKEMIDEAKNKYDNVAIMLFQKKGEKVLLAAGSKNTPVKAGDWIKSIAPIVGGGGGGRPDFAQAGGKKPEKITEAIEEAKTYLAEVLEGGN is encoded by the coding sequence ATGGATATTAGAAAATCATTTTTAGAGTATTTCCAGAGCAAAGGGCACAAGCTGGTAGAGAGTTCTCCTCTGGTACCCGATGACCCGACACTTCTTTTTACCAATGCGGGAATGGTACAGTTCAAGAACATCTTTACGGGAGATGCTCCTGTTCCAAACCCACCAAGAGCTACCTCTTCGCAAACCTGCATCAGAGCAGGAGGCAAGCATAATGATCTTGATAATGTAGGCTACACTGCACGGCATCATACCTTCTTCGAGATGTTGGGGAACTTCTCTTTTGGGGACTACTTCAAAAAAGAAGCGATTGCCTATGCATGGGAGTTTGTAACAGGCAGTGAATATCTTGCACTGCCTGTAGAGAAAATATGGGTTACCGTACATGACAGTGATGATGAAGCATATGATCTCTGGAAAACACATATCTCCGAAGAGCGCATCATGCGTTTTGGTGATAAAGACAATTTCTGGCAGATGGGAGATACAGGACCATGCGGACCGTGTTCTGAGATATTCTACGATCAGGGAGAAGAGCATTTTAACTCTCCTGAAGATGTAATGGGCGGGGAGGGTGACCGTTTTCTTGAGATATGGAATCTTGTATTCATGCAGTATGAAAGAGATGAGAAGGGTGAACTCCATCCCCTTCCAAAACCGAGTATCGATACAGGTATGGGACTGGAGCGTGTGGTTGCCATCAAAGAGGGTAAGTTCAACAACTACCACTCTTCACTCTTTATGCCGCTGCTCGATGCCATCGGCAAACTGGTAGGCAAGCCGTATGACTATGATGCCCCCAACTCTGCAAGCTACCGTGTCATCGCTGACCATGTCCGTTCAGTGAGTTTCCTGCTGGCTCAGGGGGTCAATTTCGATAAAGAGGGACGAGGGTATGTGCTTCGTCGTATCATGCGCCGTGCCATCCGTCACGGGTACCTGTTGGGACTGAGAGAACCGTTTATGTACAAACTGGTCGACGCACTGGTAGAGGTGATGGGTGACCACTATGGCTACCTCAAGACTAAATCCGAAGCCATCAAAACCTCCATGAAACTTGAAGAAGAGCGCTTCTTCGATACGATTGAAGCGGGGATCAAACTCTTTAATCAGGAGCTTGAAAAGATGACCGATACCTTCAATGGTGAAGTGGCGTTCAAACTTTACGACACCTTCGGTTTCCCGCTTGACCTGACAGAGGATATGCTTAGAGAGAAGGGAATCAAACTTGATATCGATACCTTCAATGCCAAGATGGAAGCGCAGAAAGCCCAGTCCAAAGCCAATTGGAAAGGGACAGGCGATGCAGCGACAAGCGGTGACTTCAAGCAGCTGAAAGAGCAGTTTGAAGTGAATGAGTTTGTTGGCTATGAAACCACTGAAACAACCACCAAAGTCCTTGCACTGCTAGATGAGAATTTCAAGCAGGTAGACGCCATCGACGGCAAAGGCTGGGTAATGCTGGAGAAGACACCGTTTTATGCAGAGTCTGGCGGACAAGTCGGTGATCGTGGAACGATCAAGGTAGCAGGCAGCAGTGAGCAGACAGCAGTAAAGGATACGAAGAAATTTCTTGATATGAACCTCTCTGAAGTGGAAGGGAAACTCTCTGTCGGTGATGAGGTGGAAGCAGTGGTCGATCAGTCCCGCGCGGAGGTCGAAAAGCATCACTCTGCGACACATCTGCTGCATGCGGCGCTGAGAGCAATTCTTGGGGAGCATATTTCGCAGGCGGGGTCACTCAATGATGACAAGCGTTTGCGTTTTGACTTTTCTCATCCCAAAGCAATGACAGCCCAAGAGCTGCAGAAGGTAGAAGACTGGGTCAATGACAAGATTCAACGTGCGATTGAGAGAAAGACGGAAGTGATGAGCATCGAAGAGGCGAAGAACTCCGGTGCTTTGGCACTCTTTGGCGAGAAGTATGGTGAGAAAGTACGTGTGGTAAGTATGGGTGATGCTTCAGTGGAGCTGTGCGGAGGAACGCATGTGGACAACACTTCCCGCATCGGGCTTTTCATGGTTACAAAAGAGAGCGGGGTGAGTGCAGGGGTCAGACGTATCGAAGCGATCTGCGGTCGTGCGGCGGTTGAGAAGGTTAAAGGGCTTCGCTCAGAGATCGAGCAGATCAAGGAAGAGGTGAAGAACCAGAACCCGATCGCGGGTATCAGCAAGCTCAAAGAGGAGATCAAGTCTCTCAAAAGTGAACTTAAAGAGGCACTCAACAGCTCCAAAAAAGAGTTGACTCCGGTAGATGTGAATGGTATCAATGTGATTGTCGATGAGGTACAGGCGGGTGACATCAAAGAGATGATCGATGAGGCCAAGAACAAGTATGACAATGTCGCTATCATGCTCTTCCAGAAGAAGGGTGAAAAGGTACTGCTGGCTGCTGGTTCGAAGAACACACCGGTCAAAGCGGGGGACTGGATCAAATCCATCGCACCGATCGTTGGTGGCGGCGGGGGTGGTCGTCCAGACTTTGCACAGGCAGGAGGAAAGAAACCTGAAAAGATCACCGAAGCGATCGAAGAGGCAAAGACCTATCTTGCCGAAGTACTAGAGGGCGGGAACTAA
- a CDS encoding cation:proton antiporter, which produces MHSFAPEIMLITILSLVVFSETIAARMKIPSVFVLLTGSYVVYTYFKAAVPIDLPHYFDTVILFCIPLIFMGDALHLHFSDIKKHAWSIFYLAVVAVALSIAAGASLYHFDIFTGLSLGAYVSLFAINMATDAVSVQSVLSQFKGIGHDIKVLIEGESLGNDATAVIAFFFIGLPWMMSGQIDAMHAVTEALRVFTVSMGMGLAIGYGFYMLMKLFSDKRGELFAFIIEGYLAYVIGEEMHVSGILTLITAIIATKAWIDMDLKTIEEAEGKKERGFLHTLRLGSVVATTKERLEYIYEMAKEFGYIAAVMIFFVLAEIVDLEKLWIYRNEIFIMFAVTTLIRMISMAKFAFFGKTIDSIKPVGAEGWFILTFSGMKGALSIILVHMIPADFEYKEFFEAVTTGVVILSIFVYGTTLWTYFRFFKKEKETKLFTH; this is translated from the coding sequence ATGCATAGTTTTGCACCGGAAATCATGTTGATCACTATACTGAGTCTGGTGGTATTCTCGGAAACGATTGCTGCACGTATGAAGATCCCTTCGGTATTTGTACTTTTAACAGGATCTTATGTGGTCTATACCTATTTTAAGGCAGCAGTTCCCATAGATCTGCCACATTATTTTGATACGGTCATCCTTTTTTGTATTCCTTTGATTTTCATGGGAGATGCATTGCATCTGCATTTTTCTGATATCAAAAAGCATGCCTGGAGTATTTTTTACCTGGCAGTTGTTGCAGTAGCACTCTCTATTGCTGCAGGTGCCAGCCTCTACCACTTTGATATATTTACCGGGCTGAGTCTGGGAGCCTATGTCTCTTTGTTTGCGATCAACATGGCTACTGATGCAGTGAGCGTACAGTCAGTACTTTCACAGTTCAAAGGGATCGGTCATGATATAAAAGTGCTCATTGAAGGAGAATCACTGGGTAACGATGCCACTGCAGTCATCGCATTCTTCTTCATTGGACTGCCATGGATGATGAGTGGTCAGATCGATGCAATGCATGCAGTGACAGAAGCATTACGTGTCTTTACTGTCAGTATGGGGATGGGGCTTGCAATAGGATATGGTTTCTATATGCTGATGAAGCTCTTTTCTGACAAACGAGGTGAACTTTTTGCTTTTATCATCGAAGGGTACCTGGCGTATGTTATCGGCGAAGAGATGCATGTCAGTGGAATTTTGACTCTCATAACAGCAATCATTGCTACCAAAGCATGGATCGATATGGATCTGAAAACCATAGAAGAGGCAGAAGGCAAAAAAGAGAGAGGCTTCTTACACACCTTGCGCTTGGGTTCTGTTGTGGCAACGACCAAAGAGCGTTTGGAGTACATCTATGAGATGGCAAAAGAGTTTGGGTATATTGCCGCAGTTATGATCTTCTTTGTGTTGGCAGAGATAGTCGATCTTGAGAAGCTGTGGATATATAGAAATGAGATATTTATTATGTTTGCAGTGACGACACTGATCCGTATGATTTCTATGGCTAAGTTTGCCTTTTTTGGTAAAACGATCGATTCGATCAAACCTGTAGGTGCAGAGGGATGGTTCATTTTGACCTTTTCCGGAATGAAAGGTGCACTTTCGATCATTCTGGTACACATGATCCCCGCAGATTTCGAGTATAAAGAATTTTTTGAAGCAGTTACGACAGGTGTTGTCATACTCTCCATTTTTGTTTATGGTACGACTTTGTGGACCTACTTTCGCTTTTTTAAAAAAGAGAAAGAGACAAAACTTTTTACGCATTAA
- the maf gene encoding septum formation inhibitor Maf, giving the protein MKNTICLCSASESRALLLSNFGVDFIQKTADFDEEQIQTAAAKDFVYLASKGKLEAAEKLYGIDMPLLCADTVIAAADGTILRKAKDVDDARRILNIQSGSTISIITSVHYKSKELFFTDTSATHYRFAPFEKADLEVYLESREWQGKAGGCMVEGFCKKYILEVNGYESTAMGLQVEVLKPWL; this is encoded by the coding sequence GTGAAAAATACAATTTGTTTGTGTTCAGCTTCCGAGTCTCGTGCACTTTTGCTTAGCAACTTCGGTGTGGATTTTATACAAAAAACCGCTGATTTTGATGAAGAACAAATACAGACAGCTGCAGCCAAAGATTTTGTCTATTTGGCAAGCAAAGGCAAGCTGGAAGCGGCAGAAAAGTTGTACGGCATCGATATGCCGCTTTTGTGTGCAGATACAGTTATTGCAGCAGCGGACGGAACGATACTGCGTAAAGCCAAAGATGTAGATGATGCCAGACGTATCCTGAATATACAGAGCGGCTCTACTATCTCCATTATCACCTCCGTACATTATAAGTCAAAAGAACTGTTCTTTACGGATACTTCGGCAACCCATTACCGTTTTGCACCCTTTGAAAAAGCCGATCTTGAAGTCTATCTTGAAAGCAGAGAGTGGCAGGGCAAAGCAGGCGGCTGTATGGTTGAAGGGTTTTGCAAAAAATATATTTTGGAAGTAAACGGATATGAGAGCACGGCAATGGGGCTTCAGGTAGAAGTGTTGAAGCCGTGGCTTTAA
- a CDS encoding histidinol-phosphatase: MKKRRIDLHNHTTRCNHAEGSVEEYIERAVELGIDIYGFSEHAPMDFDEGYRLSFKEMDAYEKDILAAKEKYKSQIEILLGYEVDWLPGHMDERILNAQVDYLIGSVHFIDKWSFDNPEFIGGWKNRDIDEIWQAYFEATEAMAKSGKFDIVGHLDLIKVFKYLPKKDVRLLAKNSLLAIKKSGMVLEINTAGLRKPVGELYPSRALLEEAYALDIPITFSSDAHTVEQIGFKYDDAVLTAKEVGYSAAVTFREREKELVIF; this comes from the coding sequence ATGAAAAAAAGACGAATAGATCTCCACAACCATACCACACGCTGCAACCATGCAGAGGGCAGTGTCGAAGAGTATATAGAACGTGCTGTTGAGCTCGGCATTGATATTTACGGCTTTTCAGAACATGCTCCAATGGATTTTGATGAAGGATACCGCCTCTCTTTTAAAGAGATGGATGCCTATGAGAAGGATATCCTTGCCGCTAAAGAAAAATACAAATCCCAAATAGAAATCCTGCTGGGATACGAAGTGGACTGGTTGCCCGGACACATGGATGAGCGGATATTGAATGCCCAGGTTGACTACCTTATCGGTTCAGTCCACTTTATCGACAAATGGAGTTTTGACAACCCTGAGTTTATCGGCGGATGGAAGAATCGTGATATTGATGAGATCTGGCAAGCCTATTTTGAAGCGACCGAAGCCATGGCAAAATCCGGAAAGTTTGATATTGTCGGACATCTTGACCTGATCAAGGTTTTCAAATATCTGCCTAAAAAGGATGTACGTCTTTTGGCAAAGAACTCCCTTCTTGCCATTAAAAAAAGCGGTATGGTACTGGAGATCAATACTGCCGGACTCCGTAAACCTGTCGGGGAGCTCTACCCCTCACGTGCACTGCTTGAGGAGGCTTATGCCCTTGATATTCCCATTACTTTCTCTTCAGATGCCCATACTGTTGAGCAGATCGGGTTCAAATATGATGACGCTGTGCTGACTGCCAAAGAGGTCGGATACAGCGCGGCTGTTACTTTTAGAGAAAGAGAAAAAGAATTGGTTATTTTTTAA
- the glnA gene encoding type I glutamate--ammonia ligase — MGKFVNNIDEFFKFCEENEVEFVDLRFTDIKGAWHHLTYRMSAVNAENLENGFPFDGSSIEAWQPINKSDMILKPDVPTAFLDPFTADPTIILFCDVYDIYKGELYEKCPRSIAKKALKHAEELGIADAAYFGPENEFFIFDHVEFTDNINEAGYKVDSEEGEWNDPSRFDDYGNMGHRPRTKGGYFPVQPTDSMVDLRAEMMLLLEEVGLEVVLGHHEVAQAQGEIGVVFSDIIGAADNVQKYKYVVKMVAHLNGKSATFMPKPLFGDNGNGMHVHQSLWKEGRNLFYKEGEYGNLSEMALNYAGGIFKHAAAVAAFTNPSTNSYKRLIPGFEAPSILTFSSQNRSAACRIPYGAGEKATRIEMRFPDSSSCPYLAFAAMMMAGLDGIKNKTVPVGPMDEDLFELTLDEIREKGIPQMPHTLREALEGLICDNDFLQPVFSQEFIDTYQHYMFERQVWPDESRPTAFEFKTTYSC, encoded by the coding sequence ATGGGTAAGTTCGTTAACAATATAGACGAGTTTTTCAAATTTTGCGAGGAGAATGAGGTAGAGTTTGTTGACCTTCGTTTTACAGATATCAAAGGTGCATGGCATCATCTCACATACAGAATGAGTGCAGTGAATGCAGAAAATCTTGAGAACGGTTTCCCGTTTGACGGATCATCCATCGAAGCATGGCAGCCGATCAACAAATCGGACATGATCCTCAAGCCGGATGTTCCGACTGCATTCCTTGATCCGTTCACAGCAGATCCTACCATCATTCTATTCTGTGATGTATACGACATTTACAAAGGTGAACTATATGAGAAGTGTCCAAGATCGATCGCAAAAAAGGCACTTAAGCATGCAGAAGAGCTCGGTATTGCCGATGCAGCATATTTTGGTCCTGAGAATGAGTTCTTTATCTTTGACCACGTAGAGTTTACAGACAATATCAATGAAGCCGGATACAAAGTAGACTCCGAAGAGGGTGAATGGAATGACCCTTCAAGATTTGACGACTATGGGAACATGGGGCACAGACCAAGAACCAAAGGCGGGTACTTCCCTGTTCAGCCTACAGACTCCATGGTTGACCTGAGAGCAGAAATGATGCTTCTTCTCGAAGAAGTAGGTCTTGAAGTAGTTCTTGGACACCATGAGGTGGCTCAGGCCCAGGGTGAAATCGGAGTAGTCTTCTCAGACATCATCGGTGCAGCGGACAATGTACAAAAATACAAATATGTTGTCAAAATGGTAGCACACCTCAACGGTAAATCTGCTACATTCATGCCAAAACCACTCTTTGGTGATAACGGTAACGGAATGCATGTACACCAGTCTCTCTGGAAAGAGGGTAGAAACCTCTTCTATAAAGAGGGTGAATACGGTAACCTCTCAGAAATGGCACTCAACTATGCAGGCGGTATCTTTAAACATGCAGCAGCAGTTGCAGCCTTTACCAACCCAAGTACCAACTCCTACAAAAGACTTATCCCTGGGTTTGAGGCACCAAGCATCCTGACTTTCTCAAGTCAGAACAGATCAGCTGCATGTCGTATCCCTTACGGTGCAGGTGAAAAGGCAACCCGTATCGAGATGCGTTTCCCTGACTCATCTTCATGCCCGTATCTTGCATTCGCAGCAATGATGATGGCAGGGCTTGACGGTATCAAGAACAAGACTGTACCTGTTGGTCCGATGGATGAAGATCTGTTCGAACTTACCCTTGACGAGATCCGTGAAAAAGGTATTCCTCAGATGCCTCATACACTACGTGAAGCACTCGAAGGACTCATTTGCGACAATGACTTCCTTCAGCCTGTATTTTCACAGGAGTTCATCGATACCTATCAGCATTATATGTTCGAAAGACAGGTATGGCCTGACGAATCTCGCCCAACAGCATTCGAGTTCAAAACAACTTACTCCTGCTAA
- a CDS encoding aminotransferase class I/II-fold pyridoxal phosphate-dependent enzyme — translation MYEKELEALKKAGRFRERKLYSDQLDDFASNDYLGLAKRKKSFKKAVKMVEEYDTFAPRASQLVNGYHPIHRLFELEMAELNGFEEGMIVGSGFLANLALIESLVRKGDMLFMDEEYHASGVMAAQLLGERVVKFRHNDAEDLQQKLDAYPGKRQIIAVEGVYSMGGDLCKKEIFDLADERGLLLIVDEAHSAGVLGKNLLGIFEYYGISITDKHIKMGTLGKAYGSYGAYILASRTVISFLENRAKPIIYATAPSVFDTALAYSNMRYIRKNAKKLREKIKAHQKAVENEMGIRCESLILPIVLPDNEFALFMQQGLMEQNYLVGAIRQPTVSKPILRVILNAALPTDKLRHLLALIRLNLVQ, via the coding sequence ATGTACGAAAAAGAACTTGAAGCCCTTAAAAAGGCAGGACGTTTCAGAGAGCGGAAGCTCTATTCCGATCAACTTGACGACTTTGCCTCCAATGACTATCTAGGGCTTGCCAAACGTAAGAAATCGTTCAAAAAAGCAGTCAAAATGGTAGAAGAGTATGATACTTTTGCCCCGCGTGCCAGCCAACTGGTCAACGGATACCACCCTATTCACCGTCTGTTCGAACTGGAGATGGCAGAGCTGAACGGTTTTGAGGAGGGGATGATCGTTGGCAGCGGATTTCTTGCAAATCTGGCGCTGATTGAGTCGCTGGTACGCAAAGGTGATATGCTTTTTATGGATGAGGAGTACCATGCTTCCGGTGTAATGGCAGCACAGCTTTTGGGTGAGCGTGTGGTGAAGTTCAGACACAATGATGCGGAAGACCTTCAGCAGAAGCTTGATGCCTATCCTGGCAAGCGGCAGATCATTGCTGTTGAAGGCGTTTACTCCATGGGTGGGGATCTCTGTAAAAAAGAGATCTTTGATCTGGCTGATGAACGCGGTCTTCTCTTGATTGTCGATGAAGCACACAGTGCCGGGGTACTTGGTAAAAACCTTCTTGGAATTTTTGAGTACTATGGTATCAGCATCACTGACAAGCATATCAAAATGGGAACACTTGGGAAAGCGTACGGCTCTTACGGTGCGTATATTCTTGCTTCCAGAACCGTTATCAGTTTTCTGGAGAACCGTGCCAAGCCGATCATCTATGCAACGGCACCTTCAGTGTTCGATACGGCTCTTGCCTATAGCAATATGAGATACATTCGAAAGAATGCCAAAAAGTTGAGAGAAAAGATCAAAGCACATCAAAAAGCAGTAGAAAATGAGATGGGTATCAGGTGTGAAAGTCTTATTCTGCCCATTGTTTTACCCGATAATGAATTTGCACTTTTTATGCAACAGGGACTGATGGAACAGAACTATCTGGTGGGTGCCATTCGCCAGCCAACTGTATCTAAGCCTATTTTACGTGTCATCCTCAATGCAGCACTCCCGACAGACAAACTGCGTCATCTGCTGGCACTCATTAGGCTTAACTTGGTACAATAA
- a CDS encoding transglycosylase domain-containing protein, with protein MMIFAVALFAAFIYAYEEISLDADKLINYKPEISSVVLDRNGEKLAYVFKKQHRLYAHYDELPSYLVEGLVAMEDTKFFEHGGVNPDAIIRAVIKDIQAGKFVEGGSTLTQQLIKNKILTSEKKLARKIKEAILAIKIEQVLSKEDIIERYLNEISYGNNYYGVKTAANGYFHKELNELTLKEAAILVGLPNAPSYYNPLKHYKRALNRANNVLYRMKSLGWLSEADYLKAVKESPKVYKTSLRQNVAPYIVDEVVRRFKDKLGDVRTGGYQIYTTVDMKQQQIAREAVKYAYERVLKRYKEDPETSTINAAFVSVESSTGDILTMVGGVDYKRSAFNRVTQSERQPGSAFKPFIYQTALDMGYSPASPLTDLARTFQYYYKGKPKIWSPKNYERNFKGFIPLREALVHSRNLATINLVSDIGVSTIRKRLAFLDVPHIPRDMSIALGNLGLSPLKMAQIFSVFANKGHMIEPRLVSKIVSKEGAVIYATRPKEIADFTTPEQAYLMTDILKDVVKRGTGRNAQVKGIELAGKTGTTNKNIDAWFCGYSPTIETIVWFGRDNNKPIGRGATGGATAAPAFAYYYKHLLELYPDTKRTFDIPEGVFVGEYEGKKELYTQISPLPKMQKQMNGFDTGYRRDDDGYMISSPEEDVNPEEEMTIRESDSDEGFAETVNIDEDPNEKKEEGDALHPPRIVPETPASEDSGTLF; from the coding sequence ATGATGATCTTTGCGGTAGCACTCTTTGCCGCATTTATCTATGCCTATGAAGAGATCTCCCTGGATGCGGACAAGCTGATCAATTATAAACCGGAGATCTCCTCTGTTGTACTTGACAGAAATGGTGAAAAGCTTGCCTATGTATTTAAAAAACAACATCGTCTCTATGCACATTATGATGAGCTTCCAAGCTATCTTGTCGAAGGGCTTGTCGCTATGGAAGATACCAAGTTCTTTGAACATGGCGGAGTCAATCCTGATGCAATTATAAGAGCGGTCATCAAAGATATTCAGGCAGGGAAATTTGTAGAAGGCGGAAGTACCCTTACGCAGCAGCTGATCAAGAACAAGATACTTACCAGTGAAAAGAAACTTGCCCGTAAGATCAAAGAGGCGATTCTGGCGATAAAGATCGAGCAGGTACTGAGCAAAGAGGATATTATTGAACGTTATCTTAATGAGATATCTTACGGGAATAATTATTATGGTGTCAAGACGGCAGCTAACGGCTATTTTCATAAAGAGCTGAATGAACTGACACTCAAAGAGGCAGCTATTCTGGTCGGTCTGCCAAATGCACCAAGCTACTACAATCCGCTTAAACATTATAAACGGGCGCTCAACCGTGCGAACAATGTACTTTATCGTATGAAGAGTCTTGGATGGCTTTCTGAAGCAGATTATCTCAAAGCGGTCAAAGAGTCTCCAAAAGTCTACAAAACATCTCTTCGGCAGAATGTAGCACCCTATATTGTCGATGAAGTGGTCAGACGCTTCAAGGACAAACTGGGAGATGTACGTACCGGCGGGTATCAAATATATACTACAGTTGATATGAAACAGCAGCAGATCGCAAGAGAAGCGGTAAAGTATGCTTATGAAAGAGTCTTGAAACGATATAAGGAAGATCCCGAAACATCGACGATCAACGCAGCCTTTGTTTCTGTAGAGAGTAGTACAGGCGATATTTTAACGATGGTAGGAGGAGTAGACTATAAAAGATCTGCTTTTAACAGAGTGACGCAGTCTGAACGTCAGCCCGGATCTGCATTCAAACCTTTTATCTATCAGACGGCACTTGATATGGGATACAGTCCGGCAAGTCCGTTGACCGATCTGGCCCGCACCTTCCAATACTATTATAAAGGCAAACCGAAGATCTGGTCACCAAAGAACTATGAACGTAATTTCAAAGGCTTCATTCCGCTTCGTGAAGCACTGGTGCATTCGCGTAACCTTGCAACGATCAACCTTGTGTCTGACATAGGTGTCAGTACTATCCGTAAACGTCTGGCATTTTTGGATGTACCGCATATCCCGCGTGATATGTCTATTGCCCTTGGAAACCTGGGACTCAGTCCTCTGAAGATGGCACAGATATTTTCTGTTTTTGCCAACAAGGGACATATGATCGAACCAAGACTGGTCAGCAAGATTGTTTCCAAAGAGGGAGCGGTCATCTATGCAACACGTCCAAAAGAGATCGCAGACTTTACAACCCCCGAACAGGCTTACCTGATGACAGATATTCTCAAAGATGTCGTTAAGCGGGGTACAGGGCGCAATGCACAGGTCAAAGGCATAGAACTGGCTGGGAAAACAGGAACGACCAACAAGAATATCGATGCATGGTTCTGCGGATACTCGCCTACCATTGAGACAATTGTCTGGTTCGGCCGTGATAATAACAAGCCTATAGGTCGGGGTGCGACGGGCGGTGCGACAGCTGCACCTGCATTTGCCTACTACTACAAACATCTGTTGGAACTCTATCCGGATACCAAACGTACTTTTGATATCCCAGAAGGGGTTTTTGTTGGAGAGTATGAGGGGAAAAAAGAGCTCTATACCCAAATCTCTCCTCTGCCGAAGATGCAAAAACAGATGAATGGGTTTGATACCGGGTACAGAAGAGATGACGACGGCTATATGATCAGCTCACCGGAAGAAGACGTCAACCCTGAAGAGGAGATGACGATCAGAGAGAGTGACAGTGATGAGGGATTTGCAGAGACGGTCAACATTGATGAAGATCCGAATGAAAAGAAAGAGGAGGGGGATGCACTGCACCCGCCGCGCATCGTACCGGAGACCCCTGCTTCCGAAGACAGCGGTACACTTTTCTAA
- a CDS encoding DsbA family protein — translation MLKKHLYFVVDPMCSWCWGFTPVIEETRKIFSGTCHFSLVLGGLRTQGEMQWNEASKAYLKAHWQQVAQSTGQLFNDELFEKELFEYDTYPACKAVVTVRELLGADAAFAYLHALQNAFYTQGIDITRARVLQGYYEQLFGNSSKFAFFYASERAEILMQHDFAKARSMGANVFPSVVFVDGEGHMVCQKGYRSFLEMRQLLQEEYHA, via the coding sequence ATGCTGAAAAAACACCTTTATTTCGTTGTAGACCCTATGTGTTCCTGGTGCTGGGGTTTTACTCCTGTCATAGAGGAAACAAGAAAGATATTCTCAGGTACTTGTCATTTTTCTCTGGTGTTAGGCGGACTGCGTACCCAAGGTGAGATGCAGTGGAATGAAGCCTCCAAAGCCTATCTCAAAGCACACTGGCAGCAGGTAGCCCAAAGCACAGGGCAACTGTTCAATGACGAACTGTTTGAAAAAGAGCTTTTTGAGTATGATACCTATCCTGCCTGCAAAGCTGTTGTAACGGTTCGTGAACTTCTGGGAGCAGATGCTGCATTTGCCTATCTTCATGCGCTCCAAAATGCTTTTTATACACAGGGTATTGATATTACCAGAGCAAGAGTACTTCAGGGCTACTATGAGCAGCTTTTCGGAAACAGCAGCAAGTTTGCTTTTTTTTATGCCTCTGAGCGTGCTGAAATACTGATGCAGCATGATTTTGCCAAAGCACGTTCTATGGGTGCCAATGTATTCCCTTCTGTTGTCTTTGTAGACGGAGAGGGGCATATGGTGTGCCAAAAAGGCTATAGAAGCTTTCTTGAAATGAGACAGCTGTTACAGGAAGAGTATCATGCATAG